GCCAAGGCCGCTTTCTTCCTACCCTCGCTCCTCCTACGGAGGGTGCTTTCTACGGCCGCTTCTTCGGCGGCACCGCCGGTATCCCGAGGAACGGCAGCCGCAGCGCGCCGAACGCCGACGCCGGGACCGCCGGCGACTTCGGCGCGACCGGCCCGCACCGTACGTACGCCGTCCCCGCCGACCCCGCCGACTGCTCCGGACGCGGGTCGGGCTCGCCCTTGTTGGGCCAGAAGGACATCGCGCGCTCCGCCTGGGCGGTGATGGTCAGCGACGGGTTGACGCCCAGGTTGGCCGAGACCGCCGAACCGTCGACGACCGAGATGCCGGGATGCCCGTACAGCCGGTGGTACGGGTCGATCACCCCGTGCTCCGGCCCGGCGCCGATCGGGCAGCCGCCGAGGAAGTGCGCGGTGAGCGGGGTGCCCATCAGTTCGCCGATGTTCGAGCCCGCGAAGCCGTTGATCTCGTCGGCGAGCAGGGACGCCGTCCGCGTACCCGCCTCGATCTGCTGGGGGTTGGGCGCGCCGTGTCCCTGACGGGCCGTCAGCAACCCTTTGCCGGGGCCCTTCCGCTTGCGGTACGTCGTCAGCGAGTTGTCGACGGACTGCATCACCAGGCCGATGACGGTCCGCTCCGACCAGCGCCGGTTGGAGAGCGAACGGGCCGCGCGGACCGGGTGCCTGGCCACGTTGCCGAGCCAGCCCGCGAACCGGCGGCCGTTCTCACTGTAGGGGACCTGGAGGATGGAGAGCGTACCCATCGCGTTGGAGCCCCTGCCGTAACGGACCGGTTCCACATGGGTGTCGGCGTCCGGGTGGAAGGACGACGTGATGGCGACCCCCCGGGTGAAGTCCACGCCCGCTGCCGCGCCGGACGCCGCCGCGCCGTGCTTCTTCCGGTAGCGCCGGTCGGTGGTCTGCGCGCCCACCAGGGCCTCGGAGTTGGTACGGGTCAGCTCACCGAGCCGGTCGGAGAGGCGCGGCAGCCGCCCCAGGTCCTTCATCGTGTGCAGCAGGGTCTGCGTCCCGTACGTCCCCGCCGCGACGACCACATGGCGGGCCCGCAGCACGCGCGGCGCGGAAGTGCGGCGGTGCGTGGGGACGGTCCCGACACGGTGGCCGCCCGCCGGGTCCTCGGTGATGTCGACCACCGTCGTCATCGGGCGGACGACCGCCCCCGCCTGCTCGGCGAGGTACAGATAGTTCTCGTTGAGGGTGTTCTTGGCGCCGTGACGGCAGCCGGTCATGCACTCCCCGCACTGCGCGCAGGCCCGTCGCGCGGGGCCCGCGCCGCCGAAGTACGGGTCGCCGACGGAGGCGCCCGGCTCGGCCCGCGCCGTCCCGTCGGCGTCCTGTCCGTCGCCGAAGAAGACCCCGACGGGCGCCAGGTGGAAGGTGTCGCCCACGCCCATCGCCCGCGCGGTCGCCCGGAGATGGACGTCCGAGGGGGTCATGGTCGGGTTGAGCCGGACGCCGAGCATGCGGCGCGCCTGGTCGTAGTACGGGGCGAGTTCGGCCCGCCAGTCGGTGATACCGGCCCACTGGCGGTCCTCGAAGAACGCCTTCGGCGGCTCGTACAGCGTGTTCGCGTAGTTGAGCGAGCCGCCGCCGACACCCGCGCCGGCGAGGACCATGACATTGCCGAGCAGATGGACCCGCTGGATGCCGAAGAGGCCGAGGGCCGGGGCCCACAGGTAGTTCCTGAGGTCCCAGGAGCTTTTCGGGAGGGTGCCGGGGGTGAAGCGGCGGCCGGCTTCGAGTACGGCGACGCGGTAGCCCTTCTCGGTCAGGCGCAGCGCGGCGACGGCACCGCCGAAGCCGGACCCGACGACGATGACGTCGTAGTCGTGGCCGTGGCCGTGGTCCTGGTCCTGGTCCTGGTCGCGGTCGTGTTCACGGCCCTGATCGTTGTCGTTCTCGTTGTCGCGACTGGAGCCGGAGCCGGCGGCGCGGTCGGAAGCGTGGTCGGAAGCGTGGTCGCCGTCGCGGGCCGGCCCCCCTTCCGTGCCCGCGTCACTGGCACCCCCGCCCGCGTCCTGGCGCACGCCCTCACCCACGTCCTCACCCGGCTTCCCGCCCGCGTCCTCCGCGCTCCGCGCTCGGTTCTCCCCTGACATCGGCTCTCCTCCCCGTCGGATCAGCGCAGCCGCAATGCCTTGAGCGCGCGCAGGCTCCTGGTCATGAGCGCGGCGTACGACTCGTCGTCCATCCCCATCGACGGCGCCATCGGGAGCACGCGCTGCTCCGCCACGGTCTGGACCTCGGTGAACTTGAGGATGCCCTCGGCGCCGTGCCTGCGGCCGAGTCCGGAGTCCTTCATGCCGCCCATCGGTGCCCGCACGCTCCCGTACGCCGGGGCGAAGCCCTCGTTGATGTTGACGGTGCCGGTGCGCAGCCGGGCGGCGATCGCGTGCCCGCGTCCGCCGTCGCGCGTCCACACGCTCGAATTGAGGCCGTACGGCGTGGCGTTGGCCAGTTCGACGGCCTCGTCCTCGTCGCGGAACCGGTACACGGAGACGACCGGGCCGAACGTCTCCTCGGCGCACACCGACATCGGCGGCTCGACGCCCTCCAGGATGGTGGGCTCGTAGAAGTACGGTCCGATGTCGGGCCGCGCGACACCGCCCGCGAGGATCCGCGCGCCCTTGGCGACGGCTTCCTCCACATGGCCGGTGACGGTGCGGAGCTGGCGCTCGCTGATCAGGGAGCCCATGTCGGCGCCGTACGCGAGCGCGCTGCCGAGCCGCATCGCCTTCGTCCGGGCGACGAACCGCTCCAGGAACGTGTCGGCGACCGACTCGTGGACGTACAACCGCTCGATGGAGACGCAGAGTTGGCCGGCGGTGGAGAAGCAGGCGCGCACCGCCCCGGCGGCGGCCTTCTCGATGTCGGCGTCGTGCAGGACGAGCATGGCGTTCTTGCCGCCGAGTTCGAGGGACGCGCCGACGAGCCGGCTCGCCGCGCGCCGCGCGACCTCACGGCCGGTGCGGGTGGAGCCGGTGAAGGAGATGTAGTCGCCGCGCTCGACGACCTCGGGCCCGACGACCGGCCCCTCGCCGATCACCACCTGCCACACCCCGGCCGGGAGTCCGGCCTCGACCAGCAGGTCACGCGCCCAGAGCGCGGTGAGCGCGGTCTCGGTGTCGGGCTTCATCACCACGGCGTTGCCCGCGACGAAGGCGGGCAGCGCGTCGCCGACGGACAGCTCCAGCGGGTAGTTCCAGGGGGCGATCTGGCCGACGACCCCGCGCGGCTGGCGCAGTTCGGTGACCTTGGTCAGCAGGGGTACGGCGCCGAGGTGCCGTCTCGGCCGCAGATACGCGGGGGCCCGGCGCCCGTAGTGCCGGGCGGCGACGGCGACGGCCTGGACCTCCTCGTGCGCGTGCAGCCTGGCCTTGCCGGTCTCCAGCTGGATGAGGTCGAGGACCTCGGCCTGGCGTTCCAGCAGCAGGTCGTGGAAGCGGAGCAGGACGGCGGCCCGGCGCCGTACGGGAGTGGCCGCCCAGAGCCGCTGCGCGGCGCGGGCGCGCGCGAAGGCCGCGGCGACGTCCTCGGGGGTGGACGCGGGCAGGTCGGCGAGCTTCTCGCCGGTGGACGGATCGTGGTTCGCGGTACGGCCCGAGCCCACGACACCCCGGATGAGCTGGGCGAGCACCTCCGGGGTGACCACGTCGGCGGCGGTGCGGACGCCCGGGGGCACCGGAGCGACGGGGTTGGTCGTGGGGGCCTGTGAGTCCGTCATGAGTGCGAGCGTATGTCGCGTCCGTACCCTTGGGTACCCGCCGGTAACACCTTTTCGCCAGGTACCGGGCGCGGGTGCGCCGGCGCGCGGCTCAGGCCAGCTGGTCGCTCTCGATCACCAGGTGCTCGACGAGGTCGGAGAAGAGTTCCTCGCCGTCCGTCACGGCGTTCCCCTCGGCGGGCATCGACACACGGAGCCGCCAGTGCAGGCCGTCCTCTCCGGGGACGACGAGCTCGTGGTAGCGGTAGCGGATCGGCACTTCGGACGAGTCGGTGTAGTCCGTGAAGTCGACGATGTTCTCGAAAGCCTTGCCGGAGCCCTCGAACGACGCGTCGGCCTCACGGTATTTCGCGTCCTTCATCTCCGTGGCGTTCTCACCGCCGCCCTTGTAGTACGCCTCGAACGCGTTCGGCGCGGCGGCCAGGACCTCGTTGTCGGGAAGCTTCTGCACCCGCTCCATGAAGATGCCGAAGACCCCGCTCGGATCGCGGAAGCTGACGCGCGTCTCGTCGGTCGGACTCTCCTGGAATCTCCGGTAGTCCTTCGGGACGGCCAGCTCGGCCTGGAGGATCTCCTTCTCCGGTCGCACTCCCCAGCCCTCCGGCAGTTCCTCGGCGGCGAGCGGGTTGAAGAAGATCAGCACCACGGCGAGGACCACCGCGAGGAGCCCGGCGCCGAGCCCGTACCGGGCCTTGCGGTTGCGGTACAGGACCGGCGGGACCCACTTGTTGTCCGAACCGCCGGGCACCGCGGGGTGCGGTACCACCGCCGTGGGCGGCAGCGGCGGACTGGCCACCGACTCCAGTACGGCCCGTGCCTCGGCGGCCGTGGGACGCGCCGCCGGGTCCTTCCGCAGGAGCTGCATCACGAGCATGCCGAAGGCACCGGACCCGCGCGCGGGAATCTGCGGCTCGGCGGAGAGCACGGCCTGGAGGGTGGCGGGGATGTTCGAGCGGCGGTACGGGGACATGCCCTCCACCGCCGCGTACAGCACCACGCCCAGCGACCACAGGTCCGACTCGGGGCCGGGGCGCTGTCCGAGCACCCGCTCGGGGGCGATGTACTCCGGTGAGCCGACGAAGGCACCCGTCTCGGTGAGCCCCTGCTGGCCCTCGACCTGGGCGATGCCGAAGTCGCTCAGGACGACGCGGTCGGCCCGCCCGAGCAGGACGTTGTCCGGCTTCACGTCACGGTGCAGGACCCGGGCCTCGTGGGCGGCGTTGAGGGCGTTCAGTACGGCCAGCCCGATCCTGGCGGCCTCACGCGGGTCGAGCGTGCCCTCCTGAAGACGGTCGGCGAGCGACTGGCCGCGCACCAGTTCCATGACGATCCACGGCTTGGAGTCCTCCACGACCACGTCGTGCATGGTGACGACCGAGGGGTGGTCGATCCGGGCCGCCGAGGTGGCCTCGCGGCGCATCCTCCGGTGGACGGTGTCGCGTTCCTGCTCGCTCAAGTGGTCGGGAACGCGCGGCTCCTTGACCGCCACGTCACGGTCCACGACCTCGTCGTGCGCCAGCCAGACCGTGCCCATGCCGCCGTGGCCGAGCCGCGAGACGAGCCGGTACCGCCCGCCCAGCACCCGCCCGACCGACGGGTCCGGCCGCATGGGCGCCTGTCGTGCCGCCTGCGTCGGCTCGTACCCGGCGCCCTGGGGGACGGGGGGCGCCTGCTGCGGCACCTGCGGCTGGTGCCCGCCGCCCTGCGGCTGCGGTGACTGCGCCTGAGGCGACCGCGGCTGCGGCGGCCGAAGCTCGTAGCTGGTGGGCTCGTTCGCCCGTCCCCCGTCGTTCGTCATGCGCACATCCTTACGGACGTCGCCCCGCGAAAACCACCAGGGGGCGACAGCGGGTGCAGAGCCGTGACATCAGCGCTCCGGCGGGCCGCCCGCGCCGTCCGGCTCCCAGCCCGTGAGCACGGTCTCGAACTGGACGCGGGTGGTGGACCAGTCCTCGGCCGGGCCCGCCATGTAGAGCGCGTACTCCGTCAGGCCGTCGGGCGAGTAGTGCATCTGGTCGATCGCGCGGCGCTCGCCGTCGTGACCCTGCCGTTCGGTCCAGGTGAACTCCCAGATCGCGGCCTTCGTCTGGTCCCGGAAGGTGTTGGGACGCAACTTGATCCGGTCGTACTCCGGCAGTTTGCCCACCTCCTCCTCCAAGGCCAGCATGTGGGTGTACGGGTCCTTGAAGTCCGGGGTGGTGTCGACGGCGATGCGCAGCAGATGGCGGCCGTTGTCGGGGGTGTAGTCGATCTGGTCGCCGTCCGTCAGACGTTGCCAGCCCTGCGGGACGAGGAGGCTGAAGCCCGCCGGGTCGTCCACCCGTTCCCAGCCCTCCGGGACGTCGCCGGCGCCCGGGTCCTGGTCGGACTCGCCGCCGCCCGTCGCGTCGGTCCCGCCGGTGCTGTCCGCGCTGTCGCCGCCGGTACCACCGGTACCGCTCGCGTTCTGTTCCTTGCCGTCGTCCGAGGGCCCCCCGCCCGTGTCCGCGCCGGTGCTTCGATCGTCCTGGTTGTTCTCCTGGAGCGCCAGGTAGCCGGCGCCGCCGCCGATCAGCGCGGCGGCGACGACCGCGACGAGCGCGACCCGCCAACGGCCGTTCCGGGCGGGTGCGGCGGGCGGAGCGGGCGCGGTGTGCGCGGTGTGCGGGTAGCCGTAGGACGGGGCCTGGCCGTACGGCGAGGGGTACGACGCGGCGGTCTGCGGCGGGGGCGTCGGGAACTGCGGCTGCGGGGACAGCGCGGGGTGCTGGGGCGGCGGGGCCGTGACCTGTGTGGTCGGTGCGTACGCCTGTGGTGTCTGAGGTGCCTGCGGCTCCCGCCCGTCCGCCACCTCCCGCAGCATCCGTTCCGCCCCGGCGGCGTCCGGGCGGGCCGCCGGGTCCTTGTGGAGCAGCGCCGTGATCACCGGGCCGAGGGCCCCGGCGCGTTCGGAGACGGGCGGGTCCTCGGCGATGACCGCCTGCATGGTGGCCACCGCCGACGTGCGGCGGAACGGGGAGGTGCCCTCCACCGCCGTGTGCAGCGTCGCGCCGAGCGACCACAGGTCGGAGGCCGGTCCCGGGTCGTTGCCGCGTACCCGTTCGGGCGCCAGGAAGTCGATGGAGCCGACGAGTTCACCGGTCCGGGTGATGGTGGCGTCGCCTTCGATCGCGGCGATCCCGAAGTCGCTGAGCAGCACCCGGCCGTCCCGTGCGAGCAGGACGTTGCCGGGCTTGACGTCGCGGTGCAGCACCCCGGCCGCGTGCGCGGCGCGCAGGGCGTCGAGGACCTGGAGGCCGATCCGTGCCGCCTCGCGCGGTTCGACGGGGCGGGAGGCGAGCGTCTCGGCGAGCGAGGAGCCGTCCACGTACTGCATGACGATCCACGGCCGGCCGCCGTGGTCGAGCACGTCGTGGACCGTCACCACGGCGGGGTGGCTGATCCGGGCGGCGGCTCGGGCCTCTTTCTGGGTGCGGGCGTGCAACATGGCGCGGTCGGCGGCCGATACGTACAGCGCGGCCGTCAACTCCTTGAGCGCGACTGTCCTGTTGAGCAGTTCGTCGTAGGCGCGCCACACCTTGCCCATGCCGCCGCTGCCGATCGCCGGGCCCAACCTGTAGCGCCCGGCGAGCAGTTGCCCCTCGCGCGTTCCCTCAGAATCTTCCACGTGCCCCTGCCTGTTCCTCGGAAATGACAGGTTACGGAGCGGACGCGCCGGCACGGAACAGCGCCCCGTGCCTGAAACAGCACCGTGACACGCGGCCCGGCCGGGCGCGGGCGTACGCGCGGCGCGGCTACGGGCGCGGAGGCCGGGGTACGGGCGCGGCGCGTGGCCGGGCGTGCGCGGTCAGTCGGTGATCCGGTAGGAGCCGGTGGCCTGTTGGTAGATCTCGCTGACCTTGTCGCGCTGGTCGGTGGGGCCGATGACCTGGACGATGTGGTAGCTGTCGCCGACGATCATCGCGAGGTTCCGGACGTAGACCTCGCCGCCGCCGCTGCTCTGCCAGGTGAACTGGCCCTCGGCCATGCGCTGTTGGCCCACGTCGATCCGGCGCAGCCCGGAGGCCGTGGCCCAGGAGGAGTCCCGGAAGGGCTGCAACTCCCTTTCCTTATCCCGCTGGTAGGCGAGCGGGTCGTCGCCGTTGTCGGCGACGGTGTCCCGGCCCGGCACCACGATGAGCGTGAAGTCGCCGCGCCCGTAGCGGACTTGACCACTGTCGTTGATCGGACGGCGCTGCCAGGTCTTGTCCACGCCGATCTCGAAGCCCTCGGGGTCCTTGCGCAGGGCGTAGCCGTCCGCGAGGTCGGCCGGGTTCCCGGAGGTCTGCGGCGTCGAGGAGTTGGGGACGTCCGGTTCGTCGTCGCCCCCGTCCGGAGTGGTGTCCGGACCGGTGTCGGGGTTCTGCGGCTGCGCGCTCGTGGGCGCGCTCGGGTCCGCCGCCGCGCCGGTTCCGGGCTTCTCCTCGTCGGCCTTCGGCAGAAGCATCACGGCGAGGGCGATGACGGCGATCATCAGCGTGAGGATCGCCACGAGCAGGACCCGGCCGAGCGAGCGGGGCCCGCGCGAACCGCCGCCGCGCGGCTCGCGGTACTCCCGCTCGCCGAAGTCGTCGTCGCGGTGGTCCCGTTCGGGGAGGACGCGCTCCGGCTGTTCGTGGCGCGGCTCGGCGTACGCCTCGCCGTGCGACGCGCGCGCGGCGGACCGGCCGCCCTTCTCCCGGCGCTCCTTGGCCTTCTTGTGACGGTGCCGTCCGTCGCCCCGACGGCCGCGGCGCTTGCGGACCAGTTCGCCGCGGCGGCGCACGATGGGCAGCCGCTCGTCCACGGAGGGCACGGCGACGACGTCGAGACCGGCGTCCGGCTCGGGGGCCGAGCGGATCAGCGAGCGCAGCCAGCCGCGCAGCTCCTCGAAGTCCGGCCGCTCCGTGGGGTCCTGGCGCAGCAGCGACTCGACGACGGGGCGCAGCGGGCCGCACTCCTCGGCGAAGGCGGGCGGTTCGGAGCAGACGAGCTGGACCAGTTCGGCCGCGTTCTCCTCCGGGTACGGGGCGTGGCCCTGGACCGCGCGGTAGAGCAGCGCGCCGAGTGCCCACAGGTCGGTGGACGGGCCGATGGGCGGGGCGAGCTGCCAGTTCTCGTGGACCGGTCCGGCCTGCTCGGGGGCCCAGCGTTCGGTGACGGCGCCGACGACGGCTATCCGGGCCTGCCGTGCGCGTTCGGCGGCGAGCGGGGTGGCGGGGCCCCGGTAGGCGGGGGTCGTCCCGCCCGCGACGACCTCGTCCCAGCGGCCGGGGGAGGCGGACGATCCGGGGACGGCGGGCAGTTGGGACGACTGCCGCTGGGCGTCGGCGCGCATGGCGTCGCCGCTGCCGGAGGGGTGCCAGCCGCCGCCACCGCCGGTGCCGCCGGCCGCGTTGTCCTGGCGGAGGTACGGGGAGGTGCCGCCGGCCTGGGGCAGCGCGGGAACGCCGGGGGTGCCGGGCGCCCGGCGGTACGGGTCGCCGCCGCCGGCCGGAAGCGGGCGGGAGCCGTCGCCGGGGCCCGAGGGTCCGTCGTGCCAGGTGCCCGCGAGTCGCACGCGGCGGGGCGGCTGGGGGTCGTCGGGGTCCGGGTCCTGTCCGGGGGTGTCGGAGCCGTACGTGTCGTGGCCCGGCTGGTCGCCGTCGCGGGGAACGGCCCACCAGTCGGGGTCGTTCGCGTCCTGCGAGGGGCCTGCCGTGCCGGTACCGCCGGTGGGGCCGCCGCCCCGGCCCGCGGGGGCCGAGGGGTCCGACAGGGGCACGGGACGCTGCACCGGGACGCTGCCGCTGTCGCGCTGCTGGTCCTCGTTGACGCGCGCGGCGGCGCGCGCTCCGGCGCGGTAGGCGGCGATGGCTCCGGCGCGGGCGGCGCGGGTGTCGGCCGGGCCGCCGCGTGAGGGGGTGGCCGGCAGGGCGGGCCGGGGGCTGTAGGGGACGACGGGGGCCTGACCGCCCGTATCGCCGTCGCGGGGATCGCGGAGGTCGTGGGGGTCACGCGTGTCGCCGGCCCCCGGGTCGTGCGGGCCGCCGTGCGGACCGTCCCGGCCGGTTTCGGTGCCGCCGGTGTCGGGGCCGTGGCCCGCGAGGGGCCGGCCGAACGCGTCGGTGCCGTGCGGGACTTCGCCGTAGGACGAATCGCCGTACGGGCGCCCCTCGGCGTACCGCCCGTCGCCTCCCCCGGCTCCGTACGCACCGGTGCCGTACGACGAACCGTCGCCGTAGGAACCGTCGCCGTACGAGCCGTCCGGGTAGGGGCCGTCCGCCGAGCGGGCGGTCTCCAGCGCGGCGCGGCCGGGCGACGCGGGTCCGACCGGTACGCCCAGCGCGCCGGTCCCCGGCGGCAGTGCCTCGGAGTGCCCCGTCCGGCCCGCCGGGAGGCCCGTGCCGCCGCCCGCCGGTCCGATCGGCACGCCCGACGTCCGTGCGCCGCCTCCGATGCCCGTCCCGGTCCCCGGCGGGTGTCCGGCGCCGGGCAGGGAGCCCGGGACGGTGCCCGGCAAGGGTCCCGGGATCTCACCGGCGGGCCGGTAACCGGCGTCGAAGCCGCCCTCGCCGACCGTCTGGGGCACCGGCACATAGCCGCAGAGCGCCTCCTCGGCGGCGCCCGCCGCGAGGCCGGTCAGCACCACACGGCCGTCGTCGCAGACGAGCACCGTGCGGATGGTGATGTTCCGGTGGGTCCAGCCGTGGGCGTGCAGCACCCGGACGGCCGTGAGCACGTCCGAGGCGATCTCGGCGGCCCGGTAGGGGTTGAGCGGGCGCTCCGCGAGGAGGGCCGCCAGCGGCCTGGCCGCGACCAGTTCGCTCACTATCCACAGCGAGCCGCCCTCGGCGAAGACGTCGAAGACCTGGTCGAGCCGGGGGTGGTCGGGGATCTGCGCGGCGCTCTGCGCGGCCTCGATGGCGCGCCGGACCGCCGGGTCCGTGGGCCTGCGGGTGGTGCGGCCGGAGACCCGCCGGGTGGCCGCCGCTGCTTCCGGGTCGACCATCTCGGCGTCCACGACCTCGGGCAACGGCACCTGACGGACGAGGACTTCCTGCCCGCTGTAGGTGTCGAACGCGCGCGTCTCGACGAGGTCGAACTCGTCGGACGGAGGCAGGGGAAGGCGGTAGCGGTCGGCGAGTACCCGTCCCGCGTAGTCGTCCACGACGCCTCCCACACGCGCTGTCCCTGGGTCTCCGGAGCCTCGAAGACCTCGCGAAACCGCCAATTCCGGTCGTTTACCGGCCCATTGTGGCTGCGTACGGTTCGCGACTTCTCACGATACGTGGCCGGAGGCCAGTCTGCCGCCGGGTCACCGCAACACAGGTCTTAACCTTCCCGGCGAGCCGCGCCCGTACGCCCCGGCGCATCGGGCGCCTACCGGCCACGACCCGCCCCGGTCGCCGACCCGAACCGCCCTCACGGGCGTCGCATCAATGACCGGAACGGGTCGTACTACCCACGAGTTCGCGCCAACGCGGCCCGTTCGTTACGCCCTGCCTCCGCGCCCGCCGTCAGCCGGTCGGCTTGAAAGTGCTGTAAGCCGTCTCACGGAGCGTCCGGCACTCGTCGTCGTCCCACTCGGCCGCCTCACAGGTGATCATGATGGCGTAGCCGTGGCTGGAGTCGACCTTGAAGCCCCGGTTCTGCACCCGCACCCGTTCGCCGCTCTGATCGCGTTCGAACACCCAGTCGGCGACCGTCGGATAGCCGTTGTACTCCACCGAATCCAGGCTCAGGCGCTTGTAGTTGCCGAGGCTTCCCTTTATCTGGGCTTCGAGCCCTTCCCAGGCGCGCTTGGCGTCGTCGGTCGGGTTGGTGCTGAAGTCGACCTGGATACGGGGGAATCCGCCGTCCTCGCTGTAGATGGCGCCCGAGTTCTGGCCCGCCGTACCGGTACGGCGGAAGTCGTCCGGCATCGCCATGGAGAAGCGGAACTGCTTGTCGGTGACCGTCTTGAAGTCGTCCGGCACGCCCTTGCCGTCCGGTCCCGAACCGGAGCCGGAGCCCGAATCCCCGCTGCCCGTACCGGAGTTGTCCGTACCGGAGCTCTTGTCGGCCGACGGGCCGTCGGACGGCTCGCCGGCGCCGCCGTCGGCGGGATCCTGCGGTTTGTCCTGGCCCGCGGTGTCGCCGGTGCCGCTCTTGCTGTCGTCCCCGGCGGTGCTCCCGGCGGACGTGGCGGGATCGTCCTTGGCCGCGCCGCCCTTGTCGTCCGAACCGCCGTTGAGCGCGACCACGAGGACCACGGAGAGGATCGCCAGCAGGACGACCCCGGCGACGATCATCAGGGTGCGGCGCGGGACGACGTCGGCGAGCGAGGCCCGCGTCGCCGTGGTCCGCGCGGTGCCCCCGTCGGGGGTACCGGCGCCGACGGACGGGGACGCGGTGACCACTCCCGCGCCCGCGGTGCCCGCGCCGGACGCCGCGGCGGCGCCCTTCGTCCGGCCCGCCGCGGCGCCCGCCGCGGCGGCGCCCCGGTTCACGGCGGCTTCCTCGGTCCTGCTCCTGGGCACCTTCGGCCGGTCCCCGGACTCCGGTTCGAGCGGCGGGAGCGCCACGACACGCGTCGCGTCGAGAGCGGGCTCCGGTCCCGGGGAGTCGGGGGCGTCGACGACGCCCTGGAGCAGGGCCCGCGCGCCCGCGTCGTCCAGCCGCAGCGCCGGGTCCTTGGCCAGCAGGCCGTAGATGACCTCTTCCAGCGGGCCCGCGTTCTTCGGCGGGTCGAGCGGTTCGGTCATGACGGCCGTGAGGGTCGCGATGGCCGACCCCTTGTCGTACGGAGGGCAGCCCTCGACCGACGCGTAGAGCAGTCCGCCCAGCGACCAGAGGTCGGCGGCCGGGCCGGGCTTCTTGCCACGGGCGCGCTCGGGCGAGATGTACGAGGGGGCGCCGACGAGCATGCCGGTCGAGGTGACCGACGGGTCGCCCTCCACCTGCGCGATGCCGAAGTCGGTGAGCACGACCCGGCCGTCCTCGGCGATCAGCACGTTGGACGGCTTCACGTCGCGGTGCAGGATGCCCTCGCGGTGTGCCGAGCGCAGTACGTCCAGGATCGCCAGCCCGACCTCGGCGGCGCGCCGGGGGGTGAGCACCCCGTCCTCACGCACGGCCTCGGCGAGGGACTTGCCCTCGATCAGTTCCATGACGATCCAGGGGCGGTCGTCCTCGTCCACGACGTCGTAGACCGTGACCGCCCCGTTGTTGCGGATACGGGCGATCGCCTTGGCCTCGCGCAGGGTGCGCGTGATCAGACGGCGCTTCTCGTCCTCGTCGATGCTGCTGGGGAAGCGCAGTTCCTTGACGGCGACCGTACGGCCGAGTGTCTCGTCGACGGCCCGCCAGACCGTGCCCATGCCGCCCCGGCCGAGCACGTCACCGAGCCGGTACCGTCCGGCCAGCAGCCGGCCCTCGGCCTTTGCCTCAGCCTCCACCTCGACCTGGCGCTCCGTGTCGTCCGCGTCGTTCCCGGGGTCCCGCGCCGTGTCCCGCGACTGCTCCGCCTCCGCCATGCGTCCCCTCTGCGATCCCTGGTGTCCGCCTGCGCCCGGCATCCGTCGCACTGCCGAATGCCCGCCCGTCGGGCGAACGACGCCAGTCTGACGACATGCCCTGACGCCTGCCCGCGCGCGGCGCGGTAACGCGCCCTGACAGAGCCTTCATTGTCCCTCACTCCGGGGCATGCGATGCTCCCGGGTCGTCGATCCGGCGGGACGACGGCCCGAGCGGGCGCGGGCGCGGGGCCGTTGGGCGGGGTACGGCCGAACGGACCGCAGGTCAGAACCCAGTTCGTATCTCGAACTGGGGCGCCCGAAACCTGGCCGCGAAGCCGCGCACCGGGCGCCCCACCCGCCTCAATTCGCCCTGGAATCACACCAGAACGTCCCACGCCCCGGCGGATCCACCGACGGGATCCCCCGCGCGCCTTCTACAGAGGCACGATGTCCGGGGCCCCGAGCCGCGCCGCGTCCGCCGTCAGGTCGTCCGGCTGACGCTGCGACTCGCGCTCCGCCTCCACCCGCTTGCGGTAGTGCTCGACCTCCTTGTCGACCTGGTCCCGGTCCCAGCCGAGCACCGGCGCCATCAGCTCGGCGCACTCGCGGGCGCTGAGCGTGCCCCGGTCGAACGTCTCGATCGAGATCCGGGTGCGCCGGGTCAGGACATCGTCCAGATGCCGTGCCCCCTCGTGCGACG
Above is a window of Streptomyces sp. NBC_01498 DNA encoding:
- a CDS encoding serine/threonine-protein kinase — translated: MEDSEGTREGQLLAGRYRLGPAIGSGGMGKVWRAYDELLNRTVALKELTAALYVSAADRAMLHARTQKEARAAARISHPAVVTVHDVLDHGGRPWIVMQYVDGSSLAETLASRPVEPREAARIGLQVLDALRAAHAAGVLHRDVKPGNVLLARDGRVLLSDFGIAAIEGDATITRTGELVGSIDFLAPERVRGNDPGPASDLWSLGATLHTAVEGTSPFRRTSAVATMQAVIAEDPPVSERAGALGPVITALLHKDPAARPDAAGAERMLREVADGREPQAPQTPQAYAPTTQVTAPPPQHPALSPQPQFPTPPPQTAASYPSPYGQAPSYGYPHTAHTAPAPPAAPARNGRWRVALVAVVAAALIGGGAGYLALQENNQDDRSTGADTGGGPSDDGKEQNASGTGGTGGDSADSTGGTDATGGGESDQDPGAGDVPEGWERVDDPAGFSLLVPQGWQRLTDGDQIDYTPDNGRHLLRIAVDTTPDFKDPYTHMLALEEEVGKLPEYDRIKLRPNTFRDQTKAAIWEFTWTERQGHDGERRAIDQMHYSPDGLTEYALYMAGPAEDWSTTRVQFETVLTGWEPDGAGGPPER
- a CDS encoding protein kinase, with translation MDDYAGRVLADRYRLPLPPSDEFDLVETRAFDTYSGQEVLVRQVPLPEVVDAEMVDPEAAAATRRVSGRTTRRPTDPAVRRAIEAAQSAAQIPDHPRLDQVFDVFAEGGSLWIVSELVAARPLAALLAERPLNPYRAAEIASDVLTAVRVLHAHGWTHRNITIRTVLVCDDGRVVLTGLAAGAAEEALCGYVPVPQTVGEGGFDAGYRPAGEIPGPLPGTVPGSLPGAGHPPGTGTGIGGGARTSGVPIGPAGGGTGLPAGRTGHSEALPPGTGALGVPVGPASPGRAALETARSADGPYPDGSYGDGSYGDGSSYGTGAYGAGGGDGRYAEGRPYGDSSYGEVPHGTDAFGRPLAGHGPDTGGTETGRDGPHGGPHDPGAGDTRDPHDLRDPRDGDTGGQAPVVPYSPRPALPATPSRGGPADTRAARAGAIAAYRAGARAAARVNEDQQRDSGSVPVQRPVPLSDPSAPAGRGGGPTGGTGTAGPSQDANDPDWWAVPRDGDQPGHDTYGSDTPGQDPDPDDPQPPRRVRLAGTWHDGPSGPGDGSRPLPAGGGDPYRRAPGTPGVPALPQAGGTSPYLRQDNAAGGTGGGGGWHPSGSGDAMRADAQRQSSQLPAVPGSSASPGRWDEVVAGGTTPAYRGPATPLAAERARQARIAVVGAVTERWAPEQAGPVHENWQLAPPIGPSTDLWALGALLYRAVQGHAPYPEENAAELVQLVCSEPPAFAEECGPLRPVVESLLRQDPTERPDFEELRGWLRSLIRSAPEPDAGLDVVAVPSVDERLPIVRRRGELVRKRRGRRGDGRHRHKKAKERREKGGRSAARASHGEAYAEPRHEQPERVLPERDHRDDDFGEREYREPRGGGSRGPRSLGRVLLVAILTLMIAVIALAVMLLPKADEEKPGTGAAADPSAPTSAQPQNPDTGPDTTPDGGDDEPDVPNSSTPQTSGNPADLADGYALRKDPEGFEIGVDKTWQRRPINDSGQVRYGRGDFTLIVVPGRDTVADNGDDPLAYQRDKERELQPFRDSSWATASGLRRIDVGQQRMAEGQFTWQSSGGGEVYVRNLAMIVGDSYHIVQVIGPTDQRDKVSEIYQQATGSYRITD